CCAGCCTTGGCCCGGCGCTTACTGAGACGGACCCTGCAGTGGACAATTGCAGAAGGGGAGTTAGGCTCCACTGGGACTAGTCTGCACCTGGTTCCCTATCTATATTTGACCCAGAGCATGCCAGAagacaaacatgtgaaagatgctATTATGGGTTTGATTTACCCAACTTTTAagttttctggggtttttttttaagattttaagtgaatgggtgttttgcctgcatgtatgtatgttgcGTTGTGTTGTGTTATAGTACCCCAAGAAGCCACAAGATGGCATCAGATTCTCTAGGGAATTGGGAtataaactcaggtcttcttagagagcagccagtgttctacACTGCTAAGCCATTTTTCAAGGCCTCTTATCCAAagcataaaaacaagaaaatggcaAAATTTTGGGTTTCTGGCTTTTAAGTAAGAAAGCAGTAGACTGCAGCTGGATTGTAGTACTCACTAGAGGTGGTGTTACTCTGCCCATTTTCATATCTCTAGCCAGACAACAGGATCAGAGCCATATTGAACAGAAACTCAAACCACAACCATAAGTTAGCTTTCAGCCCTCATAGAAAGGTTCTGAGGTGTCACTTTTGCAGTTGTGTCAAGTATTTAAAACCTGCTGAAGGGGCTATAGGAAAtaattcagttggtaaagtgccatGGTAGAACAGGAAAGAATAACTCTTCCCCCAAGTTATCCTCTAACCTCCACTTGCATGACATGTCATGCATAAATCTATGCACACAAAAGAGCAACCAAGGAAAACTGGTTGCAACCTCTGGCTCCAGTATGTACACGTATGAACATAAACACATCATATAAAAAAAGCTTATTAAAACTattgaagccgggtggtggtggtggtgcacgcctgtaataccagcactctgggagacagaggcaggcagatttctgagttcgaggccagcctggtctacagagtgagctccaggacagccaaggctacacagagaaaccctgtctcgaaaaaaacaaacaaacaaacccaaaaaaaagtATTGAGACCAAGAATGTATCTTACAGGAGGGAACTTGCCTATCGTGAGAGAAAAACGACTGCATAATACAGGGAAAAATTGCATTatgtgaaatttttctttctggtttaaGGCACTAGGACTAGAGCCAGGCCCAGCCCACATAAACAGGCTCCTGCTGCTCTCTTAAACATAACAAATCCTTAGGTACAAATAACTTCAGGAAAGTTCTTGTATGGTCTTTaaaacataagcacacacacacaaaggtccAAACTCATGAAACAGTGCGGAGTACCTGGTCTCCAGCTCATTGTAGTAAACACCATCACCCTCTCTGAAGATGAAGAAATAGTTCTCCTCGTAGCCTTTACTGGCCTTGTTCTTCACATTCCAGTTGTATTCCCGAGCAATCTTGTAGTCATACCTGGGAAGAAGGTAGAGTCAGCCCACTGCTCCCTGAGGAGTAAAGGAGACATACTTCTGAATTCTAAAACCTGGCCCTGAGCCTAACCAACCCACTTACACATCATCTGGTGCATAGTCCATCTCTTCCTCTTGGTCCCGCTTTCGTTTCTTTAGTGTCTCTTCCACAGGCAGAAAATATGCCACAAACTGGTTCCCTTCCTCATCCATCATGCCCCTGGCGTTGGGGAAGAATAGAGTGTAAAGGTcgaaagcaaagaaagaacaagGCTGGGTGTGGGGACACAGGCCTATACATTCTACATTCCAGTGACTGAGGCAAGAGGAATGCAAGGAGCctagaggtcagcctggacaacagGATCAGAACCTGTCTCACACCCAATACAGAAGAGGCAGCAAAGAGCACACCAAGGTAGACAGCAGGGCTACAGACCTGATCATGGCCTGAGACATCATCTCTAATGCAGCCGCCCCACTTGTGTCCTTGGGGGCTGGGTCTGAGTCAAAAATGACCTGAGCACATGGGTTGATCCACATCTGGAAAATAGAAATAGACTAAAGTTAGTAAGGACTCGACAGGCACAAGtggctgcccctgcctcccactgAGTCTGACCTTAAAGTCTGGGAAGACAGGCATGACCTCCACTGGTGTCACTCGGGGCTTGCTGTAATGCTGGGAGATCTGATAGAACAAAAAGagtgaggaagaagaaaaacctGAGACACACTTTTGTCTCTATTCTATTCCCCCAATTACCGATTTCTGGGCATCTTCAAAAGTCTTTTCAATGGCTGTGATCTGGCTGTCCctgtctttgtatatttcttcctCTGTGAACTGCTGCTTCACAGAAACCCCAATCCTggcaatgaaagaaaaatgtcattaaGAGCCTCTGGACATCCCTAAAGTCTTGCTCGCTTCCCTTTGCCACCTGTTACTTACTTGACTTCAGGCTTCTCATTGGAGATGCCGTATCTGTTGAACTCAGTGGAGATATACTCTGTCTTACGCATCCACGGCACCACCTTTGCATGCTGCTGGGATCTAAAGAGGAAAACAAGGCACCTCAGGGTACCATGCTTGGTCAAGTCCACCCAGTATCTAATGGGACCACCTCACCTCTTGGAGCTGGTGGGAGCCTGAATCTCCTCTTCCAGAAGCTTCTCATCAGCAGGATCCAGAAGAACTAGGGGGTGAGGGGCAGGAGGACCATGAAGGATACCCAGGCCTGGCCTTTGCTGGCCTAGAGCAGaccctccctgtctccccacACACCATTGGGATCGATTCGGTAGGTGTCAGGGTTAATGAGATCGATGGTGACCCCCAGATCTGGCTCAGTCAGGAGGTCATGTTTGTGCTGTTTCTCCAAGGAAGTTGCTTTGTACTGAACAAACCTGGGTGGGAAAACATGCCTGTTACACTTTTATGATCCACCCTCACACCCCAACATGCTCCCTTCCTAGAAGCTAAGCTTCTGTGGAGAGGAACTCAGAGTGCAGTGTCCAGCATTGGCAGCTTCTGAGTAAGAAGGGTATTGTATGCTGCTTTCTCTATTAGTAGTTACTGGGCACCTCCTATGTGCCAGTCTAAGGGAGGTTGAGGCAATGAAATAAGCAGTCCTTGCCTTCAATGAACTATCTTTTAGTAGTTTTTCCATTCTTGAGTTCAGTCTTACCTGTTCTGGTCGAAGGGGTAGGTGATGAACTTGGGGTCAAATGGGATGTCAGGAAGGCTATTGCAGTACTTGACTCGGCAGACCACTCCAGACCTAAGAAAACAGTGGCCCAGAACTAGGTCTCGCAGGCCTTTAGAGATGactccagcagttaagagcgaGTACTTATCccgcagaggacctaagtttggttcccagcgcccacgTCAGGCTGCTGACAGCCGCCTGTAACATCGGACACCTGTGACCTCTGTAGCAgctacacagacatgcacatacttacacatctaattaagataatacagatggcTGAagctggtggcacaggcctttactccctgcacttgggaggcaggcagatcacggAGAGTTTAAGCTAGTGacggtttacacagtgagttccaggccagccagcaaTACAAAGCGAAACTTATCTCAAAAGGAATAACAGTGCCACaccagcctttgggaggcagaggcaggcggatttctgagttcgaggccagcctggtctacagagtaagcgccaggccagccaaggctacacaaagaaaccctgtctcgaaaaaaagtagtaacaattttaaaaacagcctcaggctgacaagatggctctgCGGCAAAAGCGCCTGCTGTCCATCCAGCCTGAGGGCCGGGGTTACTCTCAGGCCTGTGCCTCTGAGGGTGGAGGGAAAGCGGCGCTTGGCTGCCACTCGCAGCAAAACGACAAACCTAGGCCTGCCTGTGCACAGGGAAGCGCAGAAGCGCAGTCTGCGCCCCTCAGTCTCGAAAAGGCCCCGCCGCCCCAGCGCGCTGTCCCGCCCGCCCGCAAGGGCAGCCCGGAGCTCACCTCTCGGGCAGGGTCCGGTGGGAATTGGGCCTGGAttcggggagagagagagagagagatgtcggGAGTTTGGCCTGAGTGGAAGGAAAGGTCCCCGAACTGCTGACGGGCTGCTGCCTTAACGCCTGAAGCCAGATGCTCAGCCCTGCGGAGGGGCTGAGGGCTGCGCctccactccctcccctccctccggGGGGTTCCGAGACTGGATCGCAGGGGCCCGGGAAGCGACCTGGAGGCCCAGAGGGACCGCCCCGTCGTCGGGGGGCGAGCGCTGCGCGACGTCGCAGGCGACCTGAGGCAGGAGTGACGTCTGAAGCAGACCCCCTCGGCCTAGACCCCAGCTTGCGGCTCACGAAACGAAACGGCAGGTGACAGGGGCCCACCTGTGGCCATCTTCCCGCTGGGCCTGGGTCTGGATGGTGGGCGCCATCGCGACCAGGCGACGGCGTCCTCGCTGGCCGCGGGCGGACGCTGAGGGGCGTGCCGACTCTGAGAGACGCCGGACCCCAGGACAGGCTCCCGATGACTCCGGGCTCCGCGGGGAAGGGTGGGATCAAGGGGACCGGCGACAAGGGCTCGGCGTGACTGGAGCAAAAGCGTGGACTGCGTCGGACACAGACTCACGGCTCCCGCTCCGACTGCTACCAAGACGCTCAAGACTGGACAGGTCGCGTCCGGCCGCAAAGCCTTCAGGGAAATAGAGTGCGGTCAGCCCCTCAAAGCGATTGGCGAGCTGTGAGTGAAGGGGCGGAGCTGTGAGAGAACTCCTCTCATGATTGGTGGAAAGATATTTCACTCGTGGCCTCGATTTGGGAGGGCGGGGAAAAATGCAtatcctctcctcccattggctAAACCATCGGTGAGGCGGGgctaaccaggaaagggggccaGCCAAATGAAGGGGCTGAGGCGCCTCCGGAGCAGACGCGCTTGTGACGTGTTTCCGGTGTTCTCGCCGAGGAAAATGGCTGCGCCCCAGCCGCAGGCTGCGGCGGTTTCCTCTGCTGCCGGTGTGTCAGGTCCGGGTTCTGCCGGTGGTCCGGGTCCCCAGCCACAGTCGCAACCGACACAACTGGTGGGCTCTGCCCAGAGCGGGCttctgcagcagcagcaacaggacTTCGATCCTGTGCAGCGCTACAAGATGCTCATTCCACAACTGAAGGAGAGTCTCCAGGTGACGGGCGGCGGGGAGCGAGAGGGGCTGGCGGGCTGGCTCCGGGGAGGTGCGCCGCGGCGCTGTGTGTTGGAGGAGGACGACAAGCAAGAGTAGCTGTGTGCGggtgttgtgtttgtgtttgaccaAAGTGAAACTCTGGAGAGCCGTAGTGGTGGCACGCTCTTAATCCCAGCGCTCGGGGGACGggtctcttgagttcgaggccagcctggtctaccgagtgagttccaggacacctgaGGCTGCACGGAGAAACTGGGTCGCGAAAAACTAGATggaagggggcggggcgggggtagATAAACAGTTCTGGTTAAGTTCTGTGCAGAAGTCCGGCCTAAGTGCCATTTCTGTCCGTGATGACTAGGTAAAGGGTATGTCCAGAAAGTTATTGGTGAGAATTCCAAATGAGAGCAGGCTTATTGGAAaatacggggctggagagatggctcagtggttaagagcactgactgctcttccagagatcctgagttcaaatcccagcaaccacatggtggctcacaaccattcgtaatgaaatctgataccttcttctggtgtgtctgaagacagctactgtgtacttgtataaataaatgttttttagaaaagtcaggcagtggtggcgcacacctgtcccagcacttcggagatagaggaaggcagatttctgagttcgaggccagcctggtctacagagtgagttccaggacagccagggctacacagagaaacccagtctgggggggggggggaaggaaagaaagaaagatgcggAAAGAAATTGCTATGGGGGTAGTAGTGAACTTTAATCTCTATCAGGATGGAGGTGCAAGCCAAAAAGGCCTGTTGTGAATTTCAAAAAAGACTTGATCCTGCTTGTTTGCCTTCATTTCCTGTATCTTACTTGTTCTCTCTTAATGTCCTTTTAAAACTAGACTTTGATGAAGGTTGCAGCCCAGAATCTGATTCAGAACACTAACATTGACAATGGACAGTAAGTGAATCCCCTCTTCTCTACCTCAGCCATAGAAACCCTCCACTgatgccccaccccctccttttAAAAGCCTGCCTAGATCCCTTGGGCTTTAATATCTTGGTGGTCCCTTGATTGTCTACATATAGATGCTGGTGTTTCAGATTGAAGCCGGGTGGCGCgagctgggcaggggtggcacacacctgtaatcccagcacttgggaggcagaggcaggtggatttctgagttctaggtcagcctggtctacagagtgagttccaggacagccagggctacacagagaaaccctgtctcagaaagaaagagagacagagagacaaataaataaacaaaaacagatcGAAAGTCACTTCCCTTCTCACACACTGCTTTCTCCCTGGCTGTAGGAATTGCAGTGACGGACCCATACAGCGCTTTGACAAGTGTCTGGAGGAGTTTTATGCACTCTGTGATCAGCTGGAACTCTGCTTGGTGAGAAACTCCCTAGAGACATTGTGACTAGGCTCCACTTATAGCCACAAGAACAGTTTGAGATAGTGTCACTCAGTAGCCCAGGCTCTCCCAACACTGGGTCTGTAGACCAAGCAGGCCTCCATATTCTGAGTGCACTGAGGTCACACGCAcgcaccaccaggcccagcttcaGTCAGCCAGTCGCTCATTGGTAGCTTTCTCTGTGCCAGACATATGCTTCAGTTGAGGCTAAGTGCAGAGCTTCTAGTTGAGTGGAATGACGAATACAAGACAGAAGATGGACAGCTCAGAGTGGTCATGGTGACACAGCCTGGACCAGAGTGGTTGAGCTCTGTAGGGTGAGGAAGCCCAGAGCATGTGGAGTAGGGAGAAAGTGACTCACGCAGGCTGCTGGTAGAACGTGGAATTCCACCTGACAGTCTGGCCAGAAGGGCAGCAAGGACAGGGCCTGAGGGGACAGTATGGGGACTTGTGCTCCGTCGCTCGGGATGGTCATGCATGAGCTTGAGGCTGTGGCTTCAGCTGTTTGGGGTGGGGCAGAACCCGAGGAGACTTGAGtgagcaggtcaagaagcaggcgTGATAAAGCCTGGGCCTGGACCTTGAGAGATGTGGCAGCAACAGTGAGGTTGGACAAGTCTGATTCCTAATACCCACACTAAAAAGGTGGGTGTGGCAGTGTATACCTGCAGCCCAGTCCTGGGGAGGTAGGGATAAAGGTGTGTCAAGCTCAGGAGCTAACTAGCCCAGCCCAACTGGCTAGCCCCAGGTCCTGGTGAAAgatctgtcttaaaaaacaagggTAGGGAGAGTAAGTCTTGAGAAACAACATACCAGGTTGACCTTTGGCCATGCATCCtcaaccaaacacacacaaattccCTTAGCTAGCAAGCCTGCAGACACTGTCCAGTCCCACTGcttaagaggctgaagcaggaaggtcaAAGTTCAAGACCTGACTGCTGACTTGGTGAGACCCTGCTTTAAAGGGTAAAGAAAGGAGCTGGGTGTTGGTTCCCGTCTGTAcaatcttggttttgtttttctttttttaagatttatttatatgtaagtacactatagttgtcttcagacactctaaaagagggagtcagatcttgttatggatggttgtgagccatcatgtggttgctgagatttgaactcaggacctttggaagagcagtcggtgctcttaaccactgagccatctctccagcaccagtcTGTACAATCTTGAGAGGTTGATGCAGGAGAATtaccatgagttccaggctagcctaggctaggAGCATTAGGGCTAAGAGAACGGGGGACTTAGTTGAGTGGTAGAGTTTAACACAAGTAAAGCTGGaacttcaatccccagcaccacatcacACTCACTCACTTCCCTTTCGGCGTGTCAGTAGAGTCGCTAGAGTGTGGTAGGCTGGGTCTTCCATGTGTCAGAGAGTGGTAGGGGATTTGAAGTCAGAACTTTTTTTTGGAGGAAATAAGGGGCACTTTAAGGATGCCTCAGACTagcaggtggtggcacacgcctttaatcccagctcttgggaggcagaggtaggcggatttctgagttccaggacagccagagctacacagagaaactctgtcttggaaaaccaaaaaaaaaagatgcctgaGACTGGAGGTGGGAGCCCAAGGAGGCTCCTGGTCGCACTGTGAGGAAGAATCAGGGGCAGAGCCTTGGAGGCTTGGCCAGGCCCAAACCCTGTTCCTGGGGCTGTGGTTGGAATTAGGAAGGGTGGGTCTTAAATGATGTTTCTGGAGCTGTAGAAACTTCACCCTCCAGATAAAGACATAGGAAGTAAGGGTGGCGATGTGAACTCCTTAGGCAGACACATTGGGGGCTGGAGTAGGACAGGATAGCTATACCACTAAAACCTCCCAATCCTTGCCACCAACCTTCAATtatactgtttattttttaaaatgaggtgaATTTGTTGCATAGCCGAGGCTGGTTGTGGGCTTCCTGGCCCGCCTCTCAGCTGGGAGTATTGGCATGTGCCTGTCCTGCCCCCACGCCTGGCTCTTATCAAGGTATGCCAGCCTCAGCAAGCCTGGCCAGCCATGGGAAGGACGGGTTTTGCTGCAGGCTGGCACACCGTACAGCTAAATGGAGTTTTGTTGCAAGATGGTGTTACTTTGGCTGGATTAGGAGGACTACTCCTACCAAGGGAGTCAGCTCTGAGACAAGGACTCACAGGAAGCCTTCTGGGGAGGTGATGGGAAGCTAGGAGGGACCTGAGCAGTGAGGAGAGCGGCCGCCTTGGGGGAACCAGGACCGAGACAGCTGCTAGGTGTGGTGCCATCAAGTAGACGGGGTTTAGTTAGGACAGGAAAGACAGCTAACGTCCAACAGTTAGCACTTAGAACCATGGAGCATTGcccggcggcggcagcggcagcggtggtgaccgcacgcctttgatcccagcactggggaggcagaggcaggcggatttctgagttcgaggccagcatggtctacagagtgagttccaggacagccagggctacacagagaagccctgtcttgaaaaaacaaacaaacaaaaaaaaaaaccccaacaacaacaacgtaGCACTTACTCCTGTCTCACACATCTGTCACCCATGCTCACCAGGCACAGAAAGGTGATTATCCAACCCACTCAAGGACCTGGGCTTGGCATCatacttgggtttttgtttgtttgttttattgcattttattgtGGTCAGGGCCCGCCATTGTGCACACACTGAGGTTGGGGGACATCTTACAGTAATTGATTTTTTCCTTCTACTATGCAAGTCCAGGGGAAATAGAACCCGGCTTGATAACAAGCGCCTACCTACAGACCACTGTCTGACCGCTCAGTTGTTGCTCTCCTGATCCCAACCCTCAGGAGGGTGCAGCAGCACAGCACAGTGTGAGGACAGCCtcggctacatagcaagtccgACTGAGCAACAGCAAAAACGCTAAATAACGGAATCCCGGGGAGAAGCAGGCACATGCTGGACAAGCCAGGCTGGCTTTGCCCATCAGTTTCGCCccaggttgggggaggggaggctgcagGTCCTTGGAAGTGAGGCTGTTGATGTTCTCTTGCCTGCCTTCCCACAGCGCCTGGCCCACGAGTGCCTTTCACAGAGCTGTGACAGCGCCAAACACTCTCCAACACTGGTTCCCACAGCCACAAAGCCGGATGCAGTGCAGCCAGACAGCCTGCCCTACCCACAGTACCTGGCTGTCATCAAAGCCCAGATTACCTGTGCCAAAGACATTCACACTGCCCTGCTGGACTGTGCCAACAAGGTCACTGGCAAGACTACTGCACCCTCAACTGGCCCTGGGGGCAGCCTCTGAAGTCTGGCGGGAGGGGCAGAGAATGAAGTATGGCCTGAGGCAAAACTGGTGGTTCCTCTTGCTGATTTATTCGTCGTGCCACAGTGATGACCCTGAaaccagcagggggcagcagagaCTCGCAGCCAGCACAGGGCTTGGCTCGACCCTGCCTCTGTTGCCTCCACCCACTCTGCTCCCTGACCTGGAGTGGACCTCCCGCTGGGCTGCTGATGACCTCTGTTCTGGGGACTCATCTCCCACCTGGCCCCTTAGACCTTCCTCAGTCCGACCCAGTGTATGGACTCCTTTAACCCAGATTCCTCCAGTCCTGCCTTTCTCTCTACCAGGTCCTCTTTTGTTGCCCCAATGCCTAACAGATCATATTATATAAGAGGAACCAAAAGGCCTGGGTTACCTGGGGCTATGGAAGGGACTTTGCTCACAAGCGAAGTGCATGAATGTAGGCCCTGACCTCAGCACACACAACCTGGGAGAAGTTTGGATCCGCATTGGACCCCGCGTCAGCAGAGCAAGGGGGGAGGGCATTGTGCAACTTGTGGGGAGGCCTGCTCAACAAGACTCCTTGGTCTCTATATTTTTAGCTCCAAAGCAGAAGTGAAAAGGCCCCAGCTTGAATGAATCATGGGTTCTGGGGAAGAACCCAGCTCCTCCGGGAAGCAGGCCCTGGGGAGGGGGCTTCAGGGAGGGTGGGAAGGCCCCGGCCTGTGGGCCTGGACAAGTGCTAGAGGGACCAACCCAGGCTCAGCTGTTGGTGTGAAAGGCTAAGATGACAGACTGGTTAGGgaactgccccacccccatacctTACGTACCCTGGCTCCCATGTCACCAACCTGTGGCCTCATGGATGAACCCTGTGTCTGCAAAAGTCCTGAGACTGTGGAGACCTCCATGATGTACAGGAGCCCAAACCATCACAAACTGGGAAACCATCagaatgagagtgtgtgtgtctacgCTGTTCAggccttcctctccctgtctaGCTTCAGTGCCGCTGCATGGTCTTTCTGCAGGGAAGTTGTGTTCCACCAGTTTGATCTTGGGCCTAGTTCCTTTTCATTTGCAGTTgtagagatagggtctctctccgTGGCCTGGGCCAGTCCGGGCTACCGTGTAACTCATAACACCTGCTCCAACTTGGCAAGGACTGCAAGTATATGGGGTGGGGGGGCCCTGTGCATGGACGTAAAGACAGCCTTTTAGGCTGCACGGTTGTCTCCTGTCTGGAGGTACAGGGGTTCTCTTGCCATCCTGTTGCTTGGCCCTCACCacattccaggctggcctaggaGCTCCCAGGTGGCTTCCTGTCTTCCCCTCCCACTTCACCAGACAAGTGTTGATTACAGCTGTGCACTGCAGCTGCTCTCTGGTACAGTATGGTTCCTTTTCCCTGCCCTTTACCCCACAACCCAGTTTTATCCCCTAATGCTAAATAAACAAGGAAGAGAggaattaagaaaatccctcagggctggagagatggctcagcggttaagagcactaactgctctcccagaagtcctgagttcaaatcccagcaaccacatggtggctcacaatgagatctgacaacaacgccctcttctggtgtgtctgaagacagctgcagtgtacttacgtataataaatctaaaaaaataaaataaaccaaaattgCCACTACAGTGCATTACCATATTcatcttgagatagggtctccttgTGTAGCGCAAACCAGGCTTGAGTTAGGACCTCCCTGCTTCTGGCTCCCAAGTCCTAGGACTATAGGGTTGCACCGCCATGGGCTTTAGCTACACTTACAAAATGCCTTAATGTCTTGAGGTGGAGGCAAGAAAACTGCAGGTTCAAAGCCATTCTGGGTGAgataaaaccaaagccaaaagaaaagaGCCAAGCCTCCTTCAGCACAACCCAGGTCCTGTGTGGTTAGCAATGAGCTATGTCCCAAAGCGATGTGTTAGACTCATTGTGGGTCTTGTCACTCAGGCACCCAACACAACATCTCCTTGACCATCCTTTTGTTTCTAGAAGCAGCTCAGAAATTAGTAATCTGGCATACACCTGAAAACAACCTGATCCTGTCCAAGGCAGAACATGTCAGTTTCCAGCCAGGGGCTCACTATAGACTGGCTGGGATATGGCAGTTGTGGTTCAAGAAGACAAGTCCAGCTGGCCCCTCAGGGTGATGCCAACATATTACATGCAGGTAGGCATGGCACCCAGAATACAAAGCCTAACTGCTTAAAACCACATTCTGGGTGACAACAGACCATGGAGTGACAGGTGTGTTTTCCACCAGCCCACACCACACGATAGAAGATAGATAAGCACCAATTCATATTCATTCAAAAAACAGGGCAGCTTTTGAGCTGAAGATTCTAAGGATGAACAACACAACACGGTACATGATCCTATACTTCCAGCACGCGGGAAGACCAATACAAGTTACGAGGtcaggcagggctacatagtgaggtcctgtctctaaagaggaaaaaggagatggGTGTCTGGCCCGTTGAGGTGGCTCCGTGGGTAACCACACTTGCTACCAAGCCAGTTGACCATAGTTCAATCCCTCAGGCTtgcatgatggaaggagaaaactgactcacacatgctgtcttctgacctccacacacatttttaaaaggagtTTGGTGGCCTACATTCATAATACTAGCATTTGAgagcctgaggcagaaggatggtctgagaccagcctgaacAAAAATAAGCTGACATGTCAAAGAAACCCTTGTTAAGATGGTGACAGCAGACTTGAAGGAGAAAGGATTAGGTCTTTTGGACACACTGCAAAAGCGAAGGAACTGTAGAGCGCAGGCCAGCCTCTGGCAGGAAGGAAGAGTGAAGAGGCTTGGGCTAGATTCAGGGAGCACAGGAGAGAGCCCGGATGGATCATGAAGGTCCTCGCTAAGACTCTGCCTTATAGGCACAGAGGGAGGTTGCGCAGGCCTGTACAAAAACCGCACACTAGGGACAATGTGCATGAGATGAAAAACCACAGCCAGCCAAAGTGgctcatgcttgtaatctcagcacttgagaggcagaagtagGGAGGCTTGCCGCAAGTTTGGGGGTTCGAGGTCAACTTGCTTCACATCTATATCTACAGGCTGCTTCTCCCAAAGAAAAGGACTGTGGactcctgccctgccccccagCCGCCATTAGCACATTGGCCACCCGCCCACACACATGGACCCTGCTCCATGACCAAGTACCACAAACACTAAAGCAACCATCTCACCACGTGACTACCCACGCCTCTAACCACCATTTAACCCACTATCTCTCACCCCATCAAGACTTTGCCCATCACAGGCTGAGTCAGCTCTGTGGCAGAGCAGCCTCATTCGCTGGGGACAGATAAGATTGGCTCAGACGCTCAGCACTGAGATGCGGGTGTGTGCAGATCTGTTGTGCCCACAGGAGCAGACACAGTCAGTGAGCCGACAGCTCCCGTCACGCGCCTGCCGCTACGTCAAGCACCAAAGTTCACTGGTTTCACTGCCTCATGACAGGTCCGCAGAGGAACTATGTCCAGACTCAGGTCTACCACACTGTCAGGAGCAGGCAACCTCCGAGACAGCCACCC
This portion of the Apodemus sylvaticus chromosome 1, mApoSyl1.1, whole genome shotgun sequence genome encodes:
- the Paf1 gene encoding RNA polymerase II-associated factor 1 homolog, coding for MAPTIQTQAQREDGHRPNSHRTLPERSGVVCRVKYCNSLPDIPFDPKFITYPFDQNRFVQYKATSLEKQHKHDLLTEPDLGVTIDLINPDTYRIDPNVLLDPADEKLLEEEIQAPTSSKRSQQHAKVVPWMRKTEYISTEFNRYGISNEKPEVKIGVSVKQQFTEEEIYKDRDSQITAIEKTFEDAQKSISQHYSKPRVTPVEVMPVFPDFKMWINPCAQVIFDSDPAPKDTSGAAALEMMSQAMIRGMMDEEGNQFVAYFLPVEETLKKRKRDQEEEMDYAPDDVYDYKIAREYNWNVKNKASKGYEENYFFIFREGDGVYYNELETRVRLSKRRAKAGVQSGTNALLVVKHRDMNEKELEAQEARKAQLENHEPEEEEEEEMEAEEKEAGGSDEEQEKGSSSEKEGSEDEHSGSESDREEGDRDEASDKSGSGEDESSEDEARAARDKEEIFGSDADSEDDADSDDEDRGQAHRGSDNDSDSGSDGDGQRSRSQSRSRSRSASPFPSGSEHSAQEDGSEAAASDSSEADSDSD
- the Med29 gene encoding mediator of RNA polymerase II transcription subunit 29, whose protein sequence is MAAPQPQAAAVSSAAGVSGPGSAGGPGPQPQSQPTQLVGSAQSGLLQQQQQDFDPVQRYKMLIPQLKESLQTLMKVAAQNLIQNTNIDNGQNCSDGPIQRFDKCLEEFYALCDQLELCLRLAHECLSQSCDSAKHSPTLVPTATKPDAVQPDSLPYPQYLAVIKAQITCAKDIHTALLDCANKVTGKTTAPSTGPGGSL